The following proteins are encoded in a genomic region of Entelurus aequoreus isolate RoL-2023_Sb linkage group LG01, RoL_Eaeq_v1.1, whole genome shotgun sequence:
- the pjvk gene encoding pejvakin isoform X1: MFAAATKNFVKQVGDTGRLIPVPSLSEADRYQPLSLVTRKRKRRFWKKKKYASTAFSLKDILVGEKEITAGVSSYQLLNYEDKSDVALNGRLGNHLVNDVGFNVSGSDSVAVKASFGIVTKHELEVPTLLRELSARKADLDHCLVRQSRASGRGVLCVVMESIRTTRQCSLTVHAGMRRTTMRFQIDDGRNPKGRDKAIVIPAHTTIAFSTCELLVRLDGRLDICVAPGSRGGFEREQMREQLDGFVGHFSMGRLRRFLSGIIYGNPFRADDSTFEELTHSDTYMDDTATDYYEKAASMTDVSTAYLRESAHPRVNLLKHNIPKGPCALCGMGNQKRETVYGCVECSSGSQKYVRLHVVPCFDLWHKTLK, translated from the exons atgtttgcagcgGCCACCAAGAACTTTGTGAAGCAGGTGGGCGACACGGGGAGGCTGATCCCCGTCCCGAGCTTGAGCGAGGCCGACCGATACCAGCCCCTCAGCCTGGTCACCAGGAAGCGAAAGAGGCGTTTctggaagaagaagaaatacgcgtCCACGGCATTCTCCCTCAAAGACATCCTGGTCGGGGAGAAAGAGATTACAGCAG GCGTGTCTTCTTATCAGCTGCTCAACTATGAGGACAAATCGGACGTGGCCCTCAATGGGCGACTCGGGAACCACCTGGTTAACGACGTGGGCTTCAACGTCAGCGGCTCAGACTCGGTGGCCGTCAAGGCTTCGTTCGGCATCGTGACCAAACACGAGCTGGAGGTGCCCACTTTGCTGCGAGAACTCAGCGCCAG GAAAGCGGACCTGGACCACTGCCTTGTCCGCCAGTCCAGAGCGAGTGGGCGGGGCGTCCTGTGCGTCGTCATGGAGAGCATCCGCACCACGCGCCAGTGCTCGCTGACGGTCCACGCTGGCATGAGGCGTACGACCATGAGG TTTCAGATCGACGATGGCAGAAACCCAAAAGGCCGAGACAAGGCCATCGTCATCCCCGCTCACACCACCATCGCCTTCAGCACCTGCGAGCTGTTGGTCCGACTCGACGGGCGACTTG ATATCTGTGTAGCACCGGGGTCTCGAGGTGGATTTGAACGAGAGCAGATGAGGGAGCAGCTGGACGGTTTCGTCGGCCACTTCTCCATGGGACGACTGCGCCGCTTCCTGTCAGGCATCATCTACGGGAACCCCTTCAGAGCAG ACGACAGCACATTCGAGGAGCTCACTCACTCCGACACCTACATGGACGACACGGCGACGGACTACTACGAGAAAGCCGCCAGCATGACGGACGTCTCCACGGCCTACCTGAGGGAAAGCGCCCACCCGCGCGTCAACCTCCTCAAACACAACATCCCCAAAGGGCCATGTGCTCTGTGTGGCATGGGCAACCAAAAGAGAGAGACTGTCTATGGCTGCGTAGAATGTTCTTCTGGTAGTCAAAAGTACGTGCGACTGCATGTGGTGCCCTGCTTTGACCTGTGGCATAAAACACTTAAGTGA
- the pjvk gene encoding pejvakin isoform X2, producing the protein MESIRTTRQCSLTVHAGMRRTTMRFQIDDGRNPKGRDKAIVIPAHTTIAFSTCELLVRLDGRLDICVAPGSRGGFEREQMREQLDGFVGHFSMGRLRRFLSGIIYGNPFRADDSTFEELTHSDTYMDDTATDYYEKAASMTDVSTAYLRESAHPRVNLLKHNIPKGPCALCGMGNQKRETVYGCVECSSGSQKYVRLHVVPCFDLWHKTLK; encoded by the exons ATGGAGAGCATCCGCACCACGCGCCAGTGCTCGCTGACGGTCCACGCTGGCATGAGGCGTACGACCATGAGG TTTCAGATCGACGATGGCAGAAACCCAAAAGGCCGAGACAAGGCCATCGTCATCCCCGCTCACACCACCATCGCCTTCAGCACCTGCGAGCTGTTGGTCCGACTCGACGGGCGACTTG ATATCTGTGTAGCACCGGGGTCTCGAGGTGGATTTGAACGAGAGCAGATGAGGGAGCAGCTGGACGGTTTCGTCGGCCACTTCTCCATGGGACGACTGCGCCGCTTCCTGTCAGGCATCATCTACGGGAACCCCTTCAGAGCAG ACGACAGCACATTCGAGGAGCTCACTCACTCCGACACCTACATGGACGACACGGCGACGGACTACTACGAGAAAGCCGCCAGCATGACGGACGTCTCCACGGCCTACCTGAGGGAAAGCGCCCACCCGCGCGTCAACCTCCTCAAACACAACATCCCCAAAGGGCCATGTGCTCTGTGTGGCATGGGCAACCAAAAGAGAGAGACTGTCTATGGCTGCGTAGAATGTTCTTCTGGTAGTCAAAAGTACGTGCGACTGCATGTGGTGCCCTGCTTTGACCTGTGGCATAAAACACTTAAGTGA